In the genome of Macrobrachium nipponense isolate FS-2020 chromosome 42, ASM1510439v2, whole genome shotgun sequence, one region contains:
- the LOC135213010 gene encoding major facilitator superfamily domain-containing protein 10-like produces MSRKGLMMMVPAFILVGASETNIGLYTGLTLYALGSSMMVPCLTALASCHGSESQKGTLLGIWRSLGALARVIGPVVTSVGFWCLGAEMCYIFGGILMIAPLVVLHSY; encoded by the exons ATGAGCAGAAAG GGCCTTATGATGATGGTTCCTGCATTTATTTTGGTTGGGGCAAGTGAGACGAACATAGGCCTTTATACAGGCTTGACATTATATGCTCTAG GTTCATCCATGATGGTACCTTGCCTTACTGCATTAGCTTCATGCCATGGCTCAGAATCACAGAAAGGTACCTTACTGGGAATCTGGAGGTCTTTGGGTGCTCTTGCCAGAGTTATTGGACCAGTTGTTACATCCGTTG GGTTTTGGTGTTTGGGTGCAGAGATGTGCTATATTTTTGGCGGAATACTTATGATTGCACCACTGGTGGTGTTACACTCTTACTAA